A DNA window from Cyanobacteria bacterium QS_8_64_29 contains the following coding sequences:
- a CDS encoding dienelactone hydrolase, with translation MTVRAFYRAASIEGAQPPHNTLTLKVYYPALDRQGRNPNEMVPADAAQAPLPVAIFLPGFHCHLEAYQWLLVRLVERGFVGIAYHWLAPAGLTPGIDAARWMPDAYGTAPTALALPTLLDELERLQADSILAGLLDLQTVVLGGHSAGGRLALENATPQFFPQVRAAFAYAAYTGVPTAFGYAPATVLPVSGAVLILMLNGTQDGIIARASSQYGLAEPDPLAMARRTFWHGIQYGNGDKYWGLLDGGNHFVLTDPADATLGTLSLDWPATQSPQRLRDAAGRAIGAFLDAHLRARAGSPAALQQALDASQAPIAALEQR, from the coding sequence ATGACCGTCCGCGCGTTCTATCGGGCGGCCAGCATCGAAGGCGCCCAGCCGCCCCACAACACGCTCACCCTCAAGGTGTACTATCCCGCACTCGATCGCCAAGGGCGCAATCCCAACGAGATGGTGCCTGCCGATGCCGCACAGGCCCCTCTCCCAGTGGCAATCTTTCTACCCGGCTTCCACTGCCACCTAGAGGCCTATCAATGGTTGCTGGTGCGCCTCGTCGAGCGCGGTTTTGTCGGCATTGCCTACCACTGGCTCGCGCCCGCAGGGCTAACCCCAGGCATCGACGCCGCACGCTGGATGCCGGATGCCTACGGGACGGCGCCAACGGCCCTGGCACTGCCAACGCTGTTGGACGAGCTCGAGCGGCTGCAAGCAGACAGCATTCTGGCAGGACTGCTGGACTTGCAAACCGTCGTGCTGGGCGGCCACTCGGCAGGGGGCCGTTTGGCGCTCGAGAACGCCACGCCGCAGTTTTTCCCGCAAGTGCGGGCTGCCTTTGCCTACGCCGCATATACAGGCGTTCCTACTGCCTTCGGTTATGCGCCTGCAACGGTGCTGCCGGTCTCTGGCGCCGTTCTCATCTTGATGCTGAACGGAACGCAAGATGGCATCATCGCCCGCGCTAGCAGCCAGTACGGCCTCGCCGAACCCGATCCGCTCGCCATGGCGCGCCGAACGTTTTGGCACGGCATCCAGTACGGCAACGGCGACAAGTATTGGGGACTGCTGGATGGGGGGAACCATTTTGTCCTCACCGATCCGGCCGATGCCACGCTGGGCACGCTGTCACTGGATTGGCCTGCGACGCAGTCGCCCCAGCGCCTGCGCGACGCGGCCGGCCGGGCAATTGGCGCTTTTCTGGATGCGCACCTCCGCGCGCGAGCGGGAAGCCCTGCAGCGCTGCAGCAGGCGCTGGACGCATCCCAGGCGCCGATTGCTGCCCTGGAGCAGCGCTAG